In Persicimonas caeni, a single window of DNA contains:
- a CDS encoding sulfatase-like hydrolase/transferase produces MSFVERFIKGGLFGLAFALGWFAVEGLYLALQSASAPVWSAPFNVGVAAPLVLGAGLAAAAIFAGWSLYLDAFEPARLLVQRASAWLWRGSARQHARRSAWLLALPLLLAVWFGVGVVTGEAVLSTVKTTAFAVLLIAGVLLVAALALALIAPLLVLPLEALLGWLGRFVPGGALAPAYTLAVLGASGCLVVVALWFALPDVIPHLPWHFVASLLAGCAAVAGTYKLIERWPGHVRWLASASAGLTILLGLGTAYMPVSLAKARGVFVGQTSVASAWYGVLDKKLDYDDDGALHVFAGNDCAPHDPKISPTQSEIISNGIDENCSGADLSIDLADFEEGTSSHPQPEGIAKKPHIILVTTDALSHGHTNMAGYKRDTTPELAKWAERATVFENGFALAPSTRLAMPGLLAGMFNSMMPLKKTRIHPFPWKRETPSLASKLTERGYRTVFLPGDKLFVPKTWRGLAHGFDEVDTKPMRTAKDKGHTAPELTERAIELIREHKGKKPLFLWVHYFDHHAPYEVPKGHEVFEGNERVDRFDNELRWTDKYWGELFDAIAQTYEPEEYVLAFTSDHGEAFDARHKKHHHGYTLDTPVLHVPFVIQAAKGRGKRVDGLVSHADMPVTLANLAGIEADEDWIGESLVPVLFDDKPVQKDVVFGLFYLPEDRKRSQDPFRKLSMRTLDFAYIEDRRKGHRRLLDWKKDPVGLDNLADEKPEMLEMYRYVTAQKLEWLRENERALRLRKKGKEKNRKVRKGRKEKKLRKGN; encoded by the coding sequence ATGAGCTTCGTCGAGCGATTCATCAAGGGCGGCCTCTTTGGTCTGGCGTTCGCGCTGGGTTGGTTTGCGGTCGAGGGGCTCTACCTCGCGCTGCAGTCTGCGAGCGCGCCGGTGTGGAGTGCGCCGTTCAACGTCGGCGTCGCGGCCCCGCTTGTGCTCGGGGCCGGACTCGCCGCGGCGGCGATTTTCGCCGGGTGGAGTCTGTACCTCGACGCGTTCGAGCCGGCGCGCTTGCTCGTCCAGCGCGCGTCGGCCTGGCTCTGGCGAGGCTCGGCACGGCAGCACGCGCGCCGAAGCGCGTGGCTTCTGGCGTTGCCGCTGCTCCTCGCCGTCTGGTTCGGCGTCGGGGTCGTGACTGGCGAGGCCGTGTTGAGCACGGTCAAGACCACCGCCTTTGCGGTGTTGCTCATCGCCGGCGTCTTGCTGGTGGCTGCGTTGGCGTTGGCGCTGATCGCGCCTCTGCTCGTGTTGCCGCTCGAGGCGCTGTTGGGTTGGCTGGGCCGCTTCGTGCCCGGAGGGGCGCTGGCGCCGGCCTATACGCTCGCGGTGCTCGGGGCCTCGGGGTGTTTGGTGGTCGTGGCCCTCTGGTTCGCGCTGCCCGACGTCATTCCGCACCTTCCCTGGCACTTCGTCGCCAGTTTGTTGGCCGGATGCGCCGCCGTCGCGGGCACCTACAAGCTCATCGAGCGGTGGCCCGGGCATGTGCGCTGGCTCGCGAGTGCGTCGGCCGGTCTGACGATTTTGCTGGGCCTCGGCACCGCTTATATGCCCGTCTCGCTGGCCAAGGCGCGAGGCGTCTTCGTCGGTCAGACGTCGGTCGCCAGCGCGTGGTACGGCGTCCTGGACAAAAAGCTCGACTACGACGACGACGGCGCGCTGCACGTCTTTGCAGGCAACGACTGCGCGCCCCACGACCCCAAGATCAGCCCGACCCAGAGTGAAATCATCTCCAATGGGATCGACGAGAACTGCTCGGGCGCAGATCTGAGCATCGACTTGGCCGACTTCGAGGAGGGGACGAGCTCTCACCCGCAGCCCGAGGGGATCGCCAAAAAGCCGCATATCATCCTGGTCACCACCGATGCGCTCTCCCACGGCCACACGAATATGGCGGGCTACAAGCGCGACACGACGCCGGAGCTGGCGAAGTGGGCCGAGCGCGCCACCGTCTTCGAGAATGGGTTCGCCCTCGCCCCGAGCACGCGCTTGGCGATGCCCGGGCTGCTCGCGGGCATGTTTAACAGCATGATGCCGCTGAAGAAGACCCGCATCCACCCCTTCCCGTGGAAGCGAGAGACGCCGTCGCTGGCGAGCAAGCTCACCGAGCGCGGCTACAGGACGGTGTTTCTTCCGGGAGACAAGCTCTTCGTGCCCAAGACCTGGCGCGGGTTGGCCCACGGCTTCGACGAGGTCGACACAAAGCCGATGCGTACGGCCAAGGACAAAGGCCACACCGCTCCCGAGCTAACCGAGCGTGCCATCGAGTTGATCCGCGAGCACAAGGGCAAGAAGCCGCTCTTTTTGTGGGTGCATTATTTCGACCACCACGCCCCCTACGAGGTGCCGAAGGGTCACGAGGTCTTCGAGGGCAACGAGCGGGTCGATCGCTTCGACAACGAGCTTCGCTGGACCGACAAGTATTGGGGCGAGCTGTTCGACGCCATCGCCCAGACCTACGAGCCCGAGGAGTACGTGCTCGCCTTCACCTCCGACCACGGCGAGGCGTTCGACGCCCGGCACAAAAAGCACCACCACGGCTACACGCTCGACACGCCGGTGCTGCACGTGCCCTTTGTCATCCAGGCGGCCAAAGGACGAGGGAAGCGCGTCGACGGTCTCGTCTCACACGCCGACATGCCCGTCACGCTGGCGAACCTCGCCGGCATCGAGGCCGACGAAGACTGGATCGGCGAGAGCTTGGTCCCGGTGCTGTTCGACGACAAGCCGGTCCAAAAGGACGTCGTCTTCGGGCTCTTCTACCTCCCCGAGGACCGCAAACGCTCCCAGGACCCGTTCCGCAAGCTGTCGATGCGCACCCTGGACTTCGCCTATATCGAAGACCGGCGCAAAGGCCACCGTCGCCTGCTCGACTGGAAGAAAGACCCCGTCGGCCTCGACAACCTGGCCGACGAGAAGCCCGAAATGCTGGAGATGTATCGCTACGTCACCGCTCAGAAGCTCGAGTGGCTGCGCGAGAACGAGCGTGCTCTGAGGCTTCGAAAGAAAGGCAAAGAGAAGAACCGCAAAGTGCGCAAAGGTCGCAAAGAGAAAAAGCTGCGCAAAGGTAATTGA
- the malQ gene encoding 4-alpha-glucanotransferase, which yields MERSAGVLLHPTSLPSPDGIGTLGAEARAFADRLGEAGQSWWQTLPLNVPGHGGSPYSATSAFAGNDLMIDLDALVGRAWLTRDEVDAYRQKVADLDPNHLDYGVVAPAKGELLNLACERWRKDDQGSRAEFDAFCERESDWLQDYALFMKLKFEYGGVEWRQWPSEYVERDEVALARFREEHADGIEKLEWRQWIFFDQWQKLRDYAGERGIQFIGDIPIFVAMDSADVWANRDIFQMDEDGNVDDVSGVPPDYFSKTGQKWGNPLYDWDAIDAQNYKWWLARIETVLETVDLIRIDHFRGFEAYWAVPAEADTAVDGEWRDGPKDALFEAIEDELGEVPFIAEDLGLITDEVLELRDRHELPGMKVLQFADWDDPEHIFLPENYEENFVAYTGTHDNDTTRGWYEDLDDMQQHKVREYLSCGDDEIVWCMIDAVFGSDAGMAIVPVQDIFELGTEARMNVPGGNGNNWTWRMDAALLEPGEAWERLGKVTEESDRK from the coding sequence ATGGAAAGATCAGCCGGAGTCTTGCTGCACCCGACAAGCTTGCCCAGCCCCGACGGCATCGGAACCCTCGGCGCCGAGGCGCGCGCCTTCGCCGACCGCCTCGGCGAGGCGGGCCAATCGTGGTGGCAAACGCTTCCGCTCAACGTGCCCGGCCACGGCGGCTCGCCGTACTCGGCGACGTCGGCCTTCGCCGGAAACGACCTGATGATCGACCTCGACGCGCTCGTCGGCCGCGCGTGGCTGACTCGCGACGAGGTCGACGCCTACCGCCAGAAGGTCGCCGACCTCGATCCCAACCACCTCGACTACGGCGTGGTCGCCCCCGCAAAGGGCGAGCTCCTCAACCTCGCCTGCGAGCGCTGGCGAAAAGACGACCAGGGCAGCCGCGCCGAGTTCGACGCGTTCTGCGAGCGCGAGTCCGACTGGCTCCAGGACTACGCGCTCTTTATGAAGCTTAAATTCGAGTACGGCGGCGTCGAGTGGCGCCAGTGGCCCAGCGAGTACGTCGAGCGCGACGAAGTGGCGCTCGCGCGCTTTCGCGAGGAGCACGCCGACGGCATCGAAAAGCTCGAGTGGCGCCAGTGGATCTTCTTCGACCAGTGGCAAAAGCTTCGCGACTACGCCGGCGAGCGCGGCATCCAATTTATTGGCGACATCCCCATCTTCGTAGCCATGGACAGCGCCGACGTGTGGGCCAACCGCGACATCTTCCAGATGGACGAAGACGGCAACGTCGACGACGTCTCCGGCGTGCCCCCCGACTACTTCAGCAAGACGGGCCAAAAGTGGGGCAACCCGCTGTACGACTGGGACGCCATCGACGCGCAGAACTACAAGTGGTGGCTCGCCCGCATCGAGACGGTCCTCGAGACCGTCGACCTCATCCGCATCGACCACTTCCGCGGCTTCGAAGCCTACTGGGCGGTGCCCGCCGAGGCCGACACGGCCGTCGACGGCGAATGGCGAGACGGCCCCAAAGACGCCCTCTTCGAGGCGATCGAAGACGAGCTCGGCGAGGTCCCCTTCATCGCCGAAGACCTCGGCCTGATCACCGACGAGGTCCTCGAGCTTCGCGACCGCCACGAACTGCCGGGCATGAAGGTCCTGCAATTCGCCGACTGGGACGACCCCGAGCACATCTTCCTGCCGGAGAACTACGAAGAGAACTTCGTCGCCTACACCGGCACCCACGACAACGACACCACCCGCGGCTGGTACGAAGACCTCGACGACATGCAACAGCACAAGGTGCGCGAGTACCTGTCGTGCGGCGACGACGAGATCGTCTGGTGCATGATCGACGCAGTCTTCGGCTCCGACGCCGGCATGGCGATCGTGCCCGTGCAGGATATCTTCGAGCTCGGCACCGAAGCGCGCATGAATGTGCCCGGCGGCAACGGGAACAACTGGACGTGGCGCATGGATGCGGCGTTGTTGGAGCCGGGTGAAGCGTGGGAGAGGTTGGGGAAGGTGACGGAGGAGAGTGATCGGAAATGA
- a CDS encoding secondary thiamine-phosphate synthase enzyme YjbQ, whose amino-acid sequence MLKTLTIQTPSQGLHEFTHEVRDVVRSADLQEGLCTLFIQHTSASLTIQENADPSARRDLENWINRHVPENDPHYTHTMEGPDDMPSHIKAAITSTTLSIPIIDGDLALGTWQGIFLWEHRTSPKSRRVVVHIGA is encoded by the coding sequence ATGCTCAAAACCCTAACAATCCAAACCCCATCACAAGGCCTCCACGAATTCACCCACGAGGTCCGCGACGTCGTCCGCAGCGCCGACCTCCAAGAGGGCCTCTGCACGCTGTTCATCCAACACACCTCGGCCAGCCTGACGATCCAAGAGAACGCCGACCCGTCGGCGCGCCGCGACCTCGAGAACTGGATCAACCGCCACGTGCCCGAGAACGACCCGCACTACACCCACACGATGGAGGGCCCCGACGACATGCCCTCGCATATCAAGGCGGCAATCACCTCGACGACGCTGTCCATCCCGATCATCGACGGCGACCTGGCGCTGGGCACTTGGCAGGGGATTTTCCTGTGGGAGCACCGCACCAGCCCGAAGAGCCGGCGCGTGGTGGTGCATATCGGGGCGTGA
- the polX gene encoding DNA polymerase/3'-5' exonuclease PolX has protein sequence MDNNHYARILNEIAALSQIKGVNRFKIRAYENAARTVENLTEPIDARIEDDTVEDIKGIGKSIAEDLREIHETGTCTVHTELLSELDPGLLDLLEIQGLGPKRIKAIYEELGVCDLPSMKEAAESGEIQKLSGLGKKTEQKILAEIERLERHAGRTPLPQARRTALSIRDRLAKLDAVDRIEIAGSIRRGRETIGDIDVLVTTDDPQAVTDAFVSLTDVAEVLVSGETKTSVRLVGGIQVDLRVVDEDLFGSALHYFTGSKEHHIELRTRAKRAGLKISEYGVFKTDDDETLVASKTEEDIYAALDLPYIPPEIREGHGEIEAAEEGRLPDLIEMSDVRGDLHMHTTETDGRASILEMAQAAKELGWSYIAITDHSQAVTVANGMTPERFEAHIEAIKKANDEIDDFTILSGIEVDILKDGSLDMDHDLLAAADWVVASVHSYFNMETDKMTERLLAAIETGLICEMGHPTGRMLGGRDGYTYDMDAVLEAALEHGVAMELNGSTGRLDFNAENARRAQSRGLKLVLGSDAHSTQGLSAIEYAVQQARRGWLTADDVLNTLPVDELLKSVRPKH, from the coding sequence ATGGACAACAACCACTACGCTCGCATCCTAAACGAAATCGCGGCCTTAAGCCAGATAAAAGGTGTAAATCGCTTTAAAATTCGCGCATATGAGAATGCTGCGCGTACCGTAGAGAATCTGACCGAGCCCATCGATGCACGCATCGAGGACGACACGGTCGAAGACATCAAGGGCATCGGCAAGAGCATCGCCGAGGACCTGCGCGAGATCCACGAAACCGGCACCTGCACTGTGCACACCGAGCTTTTGAGCGAGCTCGACCCCGGGCTGCTCGACCTGCTCGAGATTCAGGGACTCGGCCCCAAGCGCATCAAAGCGATCTACGAAGAGCTGGGTGTCTGTGATCTTCCGAGCATGAAAGAGGCGGCTGAAAGCGGCGAAATTCAGAAGCTTTCTGGGCTGGGCAAAAAGACCGAGCAGAAGATCTTGGCCGAGATCGAGCGCCTCGAGCGACACGCAGGGCGCACGCCGTTGCCCCAGGCGCGCCGCACGGCGTTGTCGATCCGCGACCGCCTCGCCAAACTCGACGCCGTCGACCGCATCGAAATCGCCGGCTCCATTCGCCGCGGCCGCGAGACCATCGGCGACATCGACGTACTGGTGACGACCGACGACCCGCAGGCGGTCACCGACGCCTTCGTCTCGCTGACCGACGTCGCCGAGGTGCTCGTCAGCGGCGAGACCAAGACGTCGGTGCGCCTTGTCGGCGGCATTCAGGTCGACCTGCGCGTGGTCGACGAAGACCTGTTCGGCTCCGCCCTGCACTACTTCACCGGCAGCAAAGAGCACCACATCGAGCTTCGCACCCGCGCCAAGCGCGCCGGCCTCAAGATCAGCGAGTACGGCGTCTTCAAGACGGACGACGACGAAACCCTCGTCGCCTCGAAGACCGAAGAGGATATCTACGCCGCCCTCGACCTCCCCTATATCCCGCCGGAGATTCGCGAGGGCCACGGCGAGATCGAAGCCGCCGAGGAGGGCCGCCTGCCCGACCTCATCGAGATGAGCGACGTGCGCGGCGACCTGCACATGCACACCACCGAGACCGACGGCCGCGCCTCCATTCTGGAGATGGCCCAGGCTGCCAAGGAGCTCGGCTGGTCGTATATCGCCATCACCGACCACTCCCAGGCGGTCACCGTCGCCAACGGCATGACGCCCGAGCGCTTCGAGGCGCATATCGAGGCGATCAAAAAGGCCAACGACGAGATCGACGACTTCACGATCCTGTCGGGCATCGAGGTCGACATCCTCAAGGACGGCTCGCTCGACATGGACCACGACCTGCTCGCCGCGGCCGACTGGGTCGTCGCCAGCGTGCACAGCTACTTCAACATGGAGACCGACAAGATGACCGAGCGCTTGCTCGCGGCCATCGAGACGGGGCTGATTTGTGAGATGGGACACCCCACCGGGCGGATGCTCGGCGGGCGAGACGGGTACACCTACGACATGGACGCGGTCCTGGAAGCCGCGCTCGAGCACGGCGTGGCCATGGAGCTCAACGGCTCGACCGGCCGCCTCGACTTCAACGCCGAGAACGCCCGCCGCGCCCAGTCGCGCGGCCTGAAGCTCGTGCTCGGCTCCGACGCCCACTCCACCCAGGGCCTGTCGGCCATCGAGTACGCCGTCCAGCAGGCCCGCCGCGGCTGGCTCACCGCCGACGACGTGCTCAACACCCTGCCCGTCGACGAATTGTTGAAGTCAGTACGGCCGAAACATTAA
- a CDS encoding transglycosylase SLT domain-containing protein, producing MHNRDIRPHLLGILLLLVITSWAAMACGQESKGASSTLRSAGDEAKFRVISRFPSEKTSAQSPLGDDAKPFVDEAVRDAIAEERYDVALLLVQKKGAEDDPYVDLLEGYLALQADKPKEAFAKLEGLSGKVDRLEDYRLYWLAQSAVAAEKHHKAALSAAQVPHDSLLLGKSLILLANALLETGTSSDTERAIKTLELYLNKYPRGRSAEDARMSLAGAYEKTKQWDAAAKAYLAVLEKHALTESATEAQKRLDAIKKHLSKELKAAVDEPSRAIRMNRYRALFGAHRSKMVIAEVKEELDGLEDDKALRCESLYLIAKSYSKLRQHADGSEWYERIVKECAGTDYVLKALYLGGKGFWNSGERDEARKWFARIWKEFADHSFADDAMYFVARILREEEKSDDARKLLAKQVSSYPTGDMAKDAHWLLVREMFGGEKYKEVVAYVDGLDKTGEDDIYSRGRLHYFRARALEKLKKTDAAKKGYREIAQKYPLSYYAYLAFSRLGYLEESGQKGGRAAASDLCSLQNGKLCTFVEPKRTEAVKLSDGLRNADHFKRGVALLRLGLTDLAEDEFQALRRSHGSAANLWALTFLLNAAEAYRISHDLPRRHIQDWKTVYPKDADDPRWSLAFPTPFRQTVDKYVTERKLPRALVYAIMREESGFNPRIESWANARGLLQLMEATASKIAKKDGLQGFSADKLLEPATNIRLGTGYIAELSEQLDAHPALVIAGYNGGHGNVSRWLEERGDLPLDLWVEDIPYGQTRKYTKRVLASFWTYSWMYGQDRVPRLSFELPESN from the coding sequence ATGCACAACCGGGACATCCGTCCACACCTATTGGGGATTCTGCTCCTCCTCGTCATCACAAGCTGGGCCGCGATGGCCTGCGGCCAAGAAAGCAAGGGCGCGTCGTCGACGCTGCGCTCGGCGGGAGACGAGGCCAAATTTCGCGTCATTTCTCGTTTTCCCTCCGAGAAGACATCGGCCCAGAGCCCGCTCGGCGACGACGCCAAGCCGTTCGTCGACGAGGCGGTGCGCGACGCGATCGCCGAGGAGCGCTACGACGTGGCGTTGTTGCTCGTGCAGAAGAAGGGCGCCGAAGACGACCCCTACGTGGACCTGCTCGAAGGGTATTTGGCGCTGCAGGCCGACAAGCCTAAGGAGGCGTTCGCCAAGCTCGAGGGGCTGTCGGGGAAGGTCGACCGGCTCGAAGATTACCGGCTCTACTGGCTCGCCCAGAGCGCCGTGGCTGCCGAAAAGCACCACAAGGCGGCGCTCAGCGCAGCCCAGGTGCCGCACGACAGCCTGCTGTTGGGGAAGAGTCTGATTCTGCTGGCGAACGCGCTTTTGGAGACCGGCACGTCGAGTGATACCGAGCGGGCCATCAAGACGCTCGAGCTGTACCTGAACAAGTACCCGCGCGGCCGCTCCGCCGAAGACGCGCGTATGTCGCTGGCCGGCGCCTACGAGAAGACCAAGCAGTGGGACGCGGCCGCCAAGGCGTACCTGGCTGTGCTCGAAAAGCACGCGCTCACCGAGTCGGCGACCGAGGCGCAGAAGCGACTCGACGCCATCAAGAAGCATCTGTCCAAAGAGTTGAAGGCGGCTGTCGACGAGCCGTCGCGGGCGATTCGGATGAACCGCTACCGCGCGCTCTTCGGCGCCCACCGCAGCAAGATGGTCATCGCCGAGGTCAAAGAGGAGCTCGACGGGCTCGAGGACGACAAGGCGCTTCGCTGCGAGTCGCTGTATCTCATCGCCAAGAGCTACTCGAAGCTTCGCCAGCACGCCGACGGCTCGGAGTGGTACGAGCGCATCGTCAAAGAGTGCGCCGGCACCGACTACGTGCTCAAGGCGCTGTACCTGGGCGGCAAGGGGTTCTGGAACTCGGGCGAGCGTGACGAGGCGCGCAAGTGGTTCGCGCGCATCTGGAAGGAGTTTGCGGACCACTCGTTTGCCGACGACGCGATGTATTTCGTCGCCCGGATTTTGCGCGAGGAGGAGAAGTCCGACGACGCGCGAAAGCTGTTGGCCAAGCAAGTCTCGAGTTATCCGACCGGCGATATGGCCAAGGACGCGCACTGGCTCTTGGTGCGCGAGATGTTCGGCGGCGAGAAGTACAAAGAGGTCGTCGCCTACGTCGACGGGCTCGACAAGACCGGCGAAGACGACATCTACTCGCGCGGTCGCCTGCACTATTTCAGGGCCCGCGCGCTCGAAAAGCTCAAGAAGACCGACGCGGCCAAGAAGGGCTACCGCGAGATCGCGCAGAAATACCCGCTCTCGTATTACGCCTACCTGGCCTTCAGCAGGCTCGGCTACCTCGAGGAGAGCGGCCAAAAGGGCGGGCGCGCGGCTGCGTCCGACCTGTGCTCGCTGCAAAACGGCAAGCTGTGCACGTTCGTCGAGCCGAAGCGCACCGAGGCGGTGAAGCTGTCGGACGGGTTGCGAAACGCCGACCACTTCAAGCGCGGCGTCGCGCTGTTGCGCCTCGGGTTGACCGACCTGGCCGAAGACGAGTTTCAGGCGCTTCGGCGAAGCCACGGCAGCGCGGCGAACCTGTGGGCGCTGACCTTTTTGTTGAACGCCGCCGAAGCCTACCGAATCTCGCACGACCTGCCGCGACGCCACATCCAGGACTGGAAGACAGTCTACCCGAAGGACGCCGACGACCCGCGCTGGTCGCTCGCCTTCCCCACGCCGTTTCGACAGACCGTCGACAAGTACGTCACCGAGCGAAAGCTTCCGCGAGCGCTGGTCTACGCGATCATGCGCGAAGAGAGCGGGTTCAACCCGCGCATCGAGAGCTGGGCGAACGCCCGGGGCTTGTTGCAGTTGATGGAGGCGACGGCGAGTAAGATCGCCAAGAAGGACGGGCTGCAGGGGTTCTCGGCGGACAAGCTGCTCGAGCCGGCGACGAATATTCGGCTGGGCACCGGCTATATCGCCGAGCTCTCCGAGCAACTCGACGCCCATCCGGCGTTGGTGATCGCGGGGTATAACGGCGGGCACGGCAACGTGTCGCGTTGGCTCGAAGAGCGCGGCGACTTGCCGCTGGACCTGTGGGTCGAAGACATCCCCTACGGCCAGACCCGCAAGTACACCAAGCGGGTGCTGGCCAGCTTCTGGACCTATTCGTGGATGTACGGCCAAGACCGCGTGCCGCGGCTTAGCTTCGAGTTGCCCGAATCGAATTAA
- a CDS encoding THUMP domain-containing class I SAM-dependent RNA methyltransferase, with amino-acid sequence MTQRYFAITAPGFEKQLADEIDAVGGRKIEKHTGGVEFDATNRVFYRANYEVRTANRLYLRLDEFRARDFPELYRKTRRFGWERLLGEENKVYIKGVGRKSHLIHTDRIAETVADAIREHFEEDLKRPAPTIVEEQEEGAQYLLARIHEDRCQLSLDASGEHLYKRGWRQEAVEAPIRETLAAALLIRAGWNHRKPLVDPMCGSATFLVEAAWMASKRPPGDMRDFAFHRWKNFRQPLWDDVVEKGRRRMREIDEVQFWGFDANPEAVDAAQKNAELAGMSACTEFRQADVAELTPPSEKRGMIIANPPYGERLEEGSGPRAAWETLVDRFAEHFKGWRMGLVLPSDITPSHDRLKFKEEMRFQNGGIAVKFWLARHR; translated from the coding sequence ATGACCCAACGCTATTTCGCCATCACAGCACCCGGATTCGAAAAACAACTCGCCGACGAGATCGACGCGGTCGGTGGCCGCAAGATCGAGAAGCACACAGGCGGGGTGGAGTTCGACGCGACCAACCGCGTGTTCTACCGGGCGAATTACGAGGTGCGTACGGCCAACCGGCTCTACCTGCGCCTCGACGAGTTTCGCGCCCGTGACTTCCCCGAGCTGTACCGCAAGACGCGTCGGTTCGGCTGGGAGCGGCTGCTGGGAGAGGAGAACAAGGTCTATATCAAGGGCGTGGGCCGAAAGTCGCATCTGATCCACACCGACCGCATCGCCGAGACGGTCGCCGACGCGATTCGCGAGCACTTCGAAGAGGACCTGAAGCGGCCGGCGCCGACGATCGTCGAGGAGCAAGAGGAGGGCGCGCAGTACCTGTTGGCGCGCATCCACGAAGACCGCTGCCAGTTGAGCCTCGATGCTTCGGGCGAGCACCTCTACAAGCGCGGCTGGCGCCAGGAGGCCGTCGAGGCGCCCATTCGCGAGACGCTGGCCGCCGCGCTGCTCATCCGGGCGGGGTGGAATCATCGAAAGCCCCTGGTCGACCCGATGTGCGGCTCGGCGACGTTTCTGGTCGAGGCGGCGTGGATGGCCTCGAAGCGCCCGCCGGGCGATATGCGCGACTTCGCCTTTCATCGCTGGAAGAATTTTCGCCAGCCTTTGTGGGACGACGTCGTCGAGAAGGGGCGCCGGCGGATGCGCGAGATCGACGAGGTGCAGTTTTGGGGCTTCGACGCCAACCCCGAGGCGGTCGACGCGGCCCAGAAGAACGCCGAACTCGCCGGGATGTCGGCCTGCACCGAGTTCCGCCAGGCGGACGTCGCCGAGCTGACCCCGCCGAGTGAGAAGCGCGGCATGATCATCGCCAACCCGCCCTACGGCGAGCGCCTGGAGGAGGGCAGCGGACCGCGCGCGGCGTGGGAGACGCTGGTCGACCGCTTCGCCGAGCACTTCAAGGGCTGGCGTATGGGGCTCGTGCTGCCGTCGGACATCACGCCGTCGCATGACCGGCTCAAGTTCAAAGAAGAGATGCGATTCCAGAACGGGGGGATCGCCGTCAAATTCTGGCTCGCTCGGCATCGCTGA